Genomic segment of Populus nigra chromosome 14, ddPopNigr1.1, whole genome shotgun sequence:
CATATACCGTTCTAGATGTGTATGGATATCCAACTAGATGGTGAATAGATAAAGGTCAAAGGAAATCCACTCGTCTACATAATGAGATGGATGCTAGAGAGAGGCACTTATTGAAGAGATGTGGCATATGCGGTCAAAGGAATTATAACagaaaaacttgtgaaactAGACAATAtatgttatttctttttgtttatatatttgttttaaattatttaaacttcaagtatttttttttaatccaaatatATGGATGTTCAATTGTATTGCAAAGAATAACAATTTATTGATATAAGAACTCGAGGGAGACATGATTCAGACTAGAGGAGGTTTTATTGCTTCTAGGAGTGCTGATAGGCAAGACCACCTGGTTATTGAGGCAAGTCCTGATGTTAGAGGTTGTTGAGGCAGGTCCTGATGTTAGAtcggttttatatatataagatcaaCATCGTTCTGATGATATTTGGAATGGAGAGGTCAAATATTTAGATTAGTAGcatttttaaataactatttaaaTTAAGCAtggtaaattattaaaattttaacgattttatatataagatcAATATCATTCTGATGATATTTGGAGTGGAGAGGTCATATCTTTATATTAATAGcatttttaaataactatttaaattaaacattataaattattaaaatttgaatgattttaattgtttaaataactgaattgcttgatttttaGGGTGGTGATCCTATAACACCTTGACAACATACCTTGATGAAGTTGCATAAACGTGTCTGTCTATTTGTTATCAACGctaatttttattagattagTTAGCTGCATGACATACATCTTGATCACATATTGATTGCAACTTTGGCTTAGCGATGAAGGCACAAGACACACTTTTCATTTACATGTAGGTGAGATGATACCCACAATCCAAGATATTGTCATGTTGATCGGTCTTCCGATAAATAGAACCCTGTGATAAGACATGGAGGATCGATTAATTGAGATACTTTACGTGATCATTTATTAGGACTAGTGCGTCCCGTAAGTGTTTATAGGAGCAATTGCATCAAATTAACATGGttagatataaattttaaaactgcttCAACATATGCGATATTGGACCAGTTAATTATGTATGCTCACGCTTATACATGCaatcttgtttttcctttctttttatctcttctatctcttgtttatttaataattttttatggatctcactattttaactattttgaaCAGCAACAAGCTATAAATATTCTGTTTCTGAATCATGATACCGATTCTTCTTTCAACGCTGTTATTTaaccaatatttaaaaagaaatggtaATAAGCAAAAATAGCTGATTACCACTTGCAAAATTTGAAGCCGATCGCACTCGGCTGAACTCTAATAACAGGCAATTCCATAGGGTGAACAAAGGTTGATGACAAAAACCCAATCTGCAGAAGCAAACCATATTCAGAATTAACCACTAGAATCGTCGATCAAAATTAACAACTCAAAAATCACGCGAGAGCAAAGACATTAACAACCCAAGGGCTATAGGATCAGGAGATCATAACCACCAAAGGAATAGACGTCAAATAAAATTTCTCAGCTGCAAACGTTACAGTGCAGCCATAACCTTCCTAAAGCAAGTGTGAAACAGCCAACCACAAATTGCGAAGAACCAGCCACCAATCCAACGCTGCTCAGCCAAACCAGAGCAAGAAGTAACCAACAGAGACTTTTAATCCATAGTGCAATTCTCTCTGCGTGAACAGCAGATGCAACATCATGGCACTTAGGCCATTATGTTTAAATTACCATTACGATTACCATATAATCACCAATGGATTTTTCCTGTTCTGACCGTCGACATACTGTTGCTATGTGGGGGCTTTTGCCAGCCAAAGCAAACAGGAaagtcatcaaaataaaaagctcatcatcaaaacaaaagaatagaaagaatagcttttgctttgaaaattgactttattataatatatatatatatatatatagactacCATGATGTAACATTCCAGTTCACCTCGCCAGGTTTTACCCTCAGAATCATCATCACATGCGTCACAATATCCCTCTATAAATAAGCGACTCAATCTCTTTTACTCCTTTAAGCGTCAATTGTTCTCTTTAGCCACAAAGTTTAAGCAATGGCAGATAAAAGCAAGATTCTACTCATTGGAGGCACAGGATACATAGGAAAATTCATTGTAGAAGCAAGTATCAAGGAAGGCCACCCAACTTTTGTTCTTGTCAGAGAgtccactctctctctctctagcccTGCAAAATCCATtgtcattaacaacttcaataaTCTTGGTGTCAATTTCCTAATTGTAAGTGTTCCGTTACAAACTAAAATCATATTAAGATTCTGTACGAACTGATGTAGCAAATGTTAAGTGGTGAAACGTTAGTTACTCTCACATTGGTGTGTAAGAATATTTTGTATGATTTGTTTATTCGTATGGtggtatttatttatgtttgttttttgttttgtagggAGACTTGTTGGATCATGAGAGTTTGGTGAAGGCAATAAAGCAAGTGGATGTTGTGATATCTTCCATTGCTCATGATCAGGTAGATAATCAAGTCAACATCATTGCTGCCATTAAAGAATCTGGAAATATCAAGGTAGGTAGTTAAATTTGTTTGAGTGGATGAATTGGCATGTTTTCACTCTGGCCTCATACCGGACCCAGGTTTTATGTCCTTGTAATtccaaaagaaatgaaaagaaaattgcttggtatattcaaatttatttattcttgaatgAATCAGGGTAGCTAATGAGAATTGTTTTTATTGCGGAGATTTATCCCATCAGAGTTTACAAATGATGTGGATAGAGCGCATATTGTTGAACCAGCAACAGGATTGGCTGCTTCAAAGGCTAAAATTCGACGAGCTATTGAGGCTGAAGGAATTCCTTACACAAGTGTGGCATCTAATTCTTTCGCTGGTTTCTTTCTTCCAGCTTTGAACCAACGTAGTTCTGGGGGTTTGGGGTCGTTTCTCCAATCACATGTTCAGGCTTCAAGCATTAGGAGCACTGCCGTAACAACAACTTCGAACC
This window contains:
- the LOC133672930 gene encoding phenylcoumaran benzylic ether reductase POP1-like, with product MADKSKILLIGGTGYIGKFIVEASIKEGHPTFVLVRESTLSLSSPAKSIVINNFNNLGVNFLIGDLLDHESLVKAIKQVDVVISSIAHDQVDNQVNIIAAIKESGNIKVGS